The DNA window GCATGTCTCATTCACAGCAAATCGAGACTGTACACTACAAGGTTGAGTTGTTCATTCTGTTCGAAGAACTCGAACGCACAGGTCGCACCCATAGTGAGCTTGTTGGCTTGAACGAATGTTTTCCAACCCGATGTCAAAATAACCCTGTCATCCGGAGATATTCCAATCTTCATGCTGCATACGGTTGTCCATTCACCATTCATGACCCCGAAATCGTCGATAGGTTCTTCGAGATATTTGTGCAAGTACCTTCTGCTAAATTCAGGGTTGAAATATTATTGTCGATTTGTTAGTAACAAAACATGTGCAAACAAGAACAGTAAACTTGGGTTGGCTTACCATTTGTTCGCCTTTTGTGTTTGTATAATTGATCATGTAAACATACAGTGGGATGATGGACCGTTTCTCTTTCAGTGCAACGATGCACGCTAACTTTTCCTGGAAATCCTTAGTGAGAGTAACATCATTTCCATACCAGCAATGGGTATGGAAGCCTCCGGCATACCGCAACCCTTTCGGCCCTGCAACCCTCCCAGAAGAAGTATTGCAATATCAATTTACAGGCAACACTAATTGCATTCAAATgttcatttctaaaaaaaaatcactaaccGCATACTATAGTTTCGCGGCGGACACTTGCAAGCATCGATATTGCCCTTTCCCTTTCTTTGGCCTCACCATCAGAGCAATCAGAAACATCATCGGAGCCACCATCAGAGGTATCATCCTCACCATCAGAGCCATCATTACCTCTGCGACGCGCCGATGACGCAGCGCCGGCTTGGTGAGGCGACGGGAAGAAGGATGACGGACCGGCTTGGTGGCACGGCGATGAGGTCGATGAGGGGCCGGCTCGGTGGCGCGTCGAGGATGTCGCCGTGGTCTGCTTGCCGGCTCGGTAGCGCGACGAGGATGTCGCCACGGTCTGCTTGCCGGCCTCGGCGATGAGGCGAGGAGATTGATGGATTTGGGGATCCGCCGCCGAACTTGTACGCCTCCCTGGCTTCatggcgccgacgcggcggcagcgaaggGGACGGGTGGGGCAccgacgcggcggcagcggaggggACGGGCGGGGcggtgggcagcggcggcggagtggacgGGCGgggcggctgagggcggcggcggcggaggggacggCCGATTTGGGAAATTTGGGGATCGGCTGAGATATTAAGCAAATGGACATGTGATTTTACGCCTATACCATTCATATATTTCGTACAATTAGGAATCTGCATgggtaaaatggtcattttgACCGATGGTTGACCATTCGCctctttttgtttatttaccGCTGCGGCAGAAGTACGATCGACACCGCCCGTCCCGAAAGTCAATGCCTTCATCCTAACCTATGCCACCGGCTACCGGTCTGCACCGACCAGAACTTGTTTCTAACGTCGCTCATTTATTTGACCGATGGTTGACCAGTacttttatttgtttatttacgGCCGCGGCAGAGGTACCATCGACACCGCCCGTCCCGAAAGTTAACGCCTCCATCCTAGCCTACGCCATTGGCAACCGGTCTACACCGACCAGAAGTTGTTTCTAACGTCGCTCACTTATTTGACCGATGGTTGACCATTCGccttatttgtttatttatagCCGCGACAGAGGTACCATCGACATCGACACCACCCGTCCCGAAAGTCAACACCTCCATCCTAGCCTACGCCACCGGCTACCGGTCTGCACCGACCAGAAGTTGTTTCTACATCGCTCATTTATTTGACCGATGGTTGACCGGTacttttatttgtttatttacaGTCATGGCAGAGGTACCATCGACACCGCCCGTCCCGAAAGTTAACGCCTCCATCCTAGTCTACGCCACTGGCAACCAGTCTGCACCGATCAGAAGTTGTTTCTGACGTCGCTCACTTATTTGACCGATGGTTGACCGTTCGCCTTATTTGTTTATATACAGCCGCGACAGAGGTACCATCGACACCGCCCGTCCCGAAAGTCAACACCTCCATCCTAGCCTACGCCACTGGCTACCGGTCTGCACTGACCGGAAGTTGTTTCTAATGTCGCTCACTTATTTGACCGATGGTTGACCGGTAcgtttatttgtttatttacaGCCGCGACAGAGGTACCATCGACACCGCCCGTCCCGAAAATCAACACCTCCTTTCTAGCCTACGCCACCGGCTACCGGTCTGCACCGACCGGAAGTTGTTTCTAACGTCGCTCACTTATTTGACCGATGGTTGACCGGTacttttatttgtttatttacaGCCGCGGCAGAGGTACCATCGACACCGCCCGTCCCGAAAGTCAACGCCTCTATCCTACCCTAAGCCACCGGCTACCGGTCTGCACCGACCGGTAGTTGTTTCTGACGTCGCTCACTTATTTGGCCGATGGTTGACCGTTCGCTTTATTTGACCAATGGTTCACcggtacttaaaaaataaatgatgtaTTAATTTATGTCGTGCTTAAATAAATGATGTAATTATATGTTTTATTAGAATGTATTTATGTATTGCTCTAAGAATTATGTTTGGATACTATTTGTATTTTATTCGCAAAGACAGAAATTAGTATTGGCGCCAAACTTCTTACTTCGAAGGTCCCAGCGCCTATCTTGGCGCTCAtggccaaaaaaaatttaaggtgAAATGTCCGTTTTGTCCCTAAAATTTCATTGCTGTTTTATAGACACACGGTGGATATTTTAGTAAAATCGCGTCGGATCGCCTCTTATCCGGTCCGCGttctccaaaccctagccaAACATCCattccccatcgccgccgccaccatccactcccccatcccccccccccaccgccaccatccactccgccaccgccgccgccacccccctcccccgcctcaATCTACTCCGCCACCATCcactcccccaccgccgccatccactaccccccccccccccggccgcCATCGTCCGTtcgtgccaccgccaccgtccgtccgccgccgccgccaacgtccgtgcgccgccgccgccaccgtccgtgccgccgtcaccgtccgtgcgccgccgccgccactgtccgtgcgccgccgccaatgTCTGTCCCTGCCGCCATCACTGTCCGtgccgccgtcaccgtccgtgcgccgccgccgacaccgtccGTTCGAAGCCCAACGCCAAGATGCCTCCTGGCAAGCGAAAACAAGCAGATAATACTGATTTTGCAGTACTACATGGGTAGTGCATCACTTGATTTGGGAATGGATTCGGAGTATTTGCCCTACTACAGTAGGGTTTCTCTGATTTGGGAATTTTCTCGATTTAGGGTTCTTAGGCTTGAAGAATTTTTGGGATCTTGTGGACTTCATTAGGGATGTCTTCATTAGAGATGATGGATCAAGAAGTCTAGGAGTAGTATCTTGTCCTTGTGTCTGTCTGTGTTATACACCTATCCTTTCTTCCTAAGTGAAGTGTCCGGGAAGGTTTGATATCTTATTTGCTACTGCATGCTTTGCTATGGTatttgaatgaatgaatgatggATGTTGTTTTAAGCTTGTGAAGTAAAGTTTAACAGTTGCTGCTGATTGGAACAATTGTAGTATTCTTAGTTGAGATTCCCCCATCACATAACACAAATGATTACTCTTGGCGTGGTACCTGTTTTGTTTCACCTCTGTATAACATGTTTTGCCGTAGAGGGAAGGGGGATGGGTTCTGCTTGCTGTATGGCAGCGAGTTTGAGCTATGATATGTGCTTAGACATGACATGTTTTGACTGGTTCAAATAATTTCTTTTATGCATGTTAGTGGTTAGACATCTGTTTACCGAAGCTTACAATTACTTTCTATTTGCATTTAAAGATGTGCCACTAAAGGGAATTGAGATAGAGAGGGCACAAACTATGATGAGGAACGCTCGAGTATTTCAGAGTCTTGGAAT is part of the Oryza glaberrima chromosome 4, OglaRS2, whole genome shotgun sequence genome and encodes:
- the LOC127769778 gene encoding uncharacterized protein LOC127769778 isoform X2 — translated: MKPGRRTSSAADPQIHQSPRLIAEAGKQTVATSSSRYRAGKQTTATSSTRHRAGPSSTSSPCHQAGPSSFFPSPHQAGAASSARRRGNDGSDGEDDTSDGGSDDVSDCSDGEAKERERAISMLASVRRETIVCGPKGLRYAGGFHTHCWYGNDVTLTKDFQEKLACIVALKEKRSIIPLYVYMINYTNTKGEQMKVLAQISRRTYRRFRGHEW
- the LOC127769778 gene encoding uncharacterized protein LOC127769778 isoform X1, translated to MKPGRRTSSAADPQIHQSPRLIAEAGKQTVATSSSRYRAGKQTTATSSTRHRAGPSSTSSPCHQAGPSSFFPSPHQAGAASSARRRGNDGSDGEDDTSDGGSDDVSDCSDGEAKERERAISMLASVRRETIVCGPKGLRYAGGFHTHCWYGNDVTLTKDFQEKLACIVALKEKRSIIPLYVYMINYTNTKGEQMQKVLAQISRRTYRRFRGHEW